One window from the genome of Hemitrygon akajei unplaced genomic scaffold, sHemAka1.3 Scf000102, whole genome shotgun sequence encodes:
- the LOC140723150 gene encoding N-acetyllactosaminide beta-1,3-N-acetylglucosaminyltransferase 3-like, with protein MRRHQQFYEKVVPGVLITLGLFFVFWNNDKRRETDDVAETVHRNDLPKVVTADATKSVLKPKCHANRTLLHLSSFHQEKEHIKNFLMYKHCREFNMIQNVPDKCGGREGSQNVFLLLVIKSHPFNQDRREVWIGEFCPSAKFIFNGDEDVFANTDNMVDYLLGMKVHQHLFVGRLIYGSGPKRQKSSKYYVPEIVTTIKSYPPYVNGGGILMSVYTAHIIYHIAQDLELYPIDDVFLGMCLAKAGLAPRSHSGFRAAGISVPSTQEDSFNPCYYRELLLVHRFQPFKLLLMWDAVHDTNLNCAHAAQKSASTKRTA; from the exons ATGAGAAGACATCAGCAATTCTATGAGAAAGTAGTGCCGGGTGTTCTGATTACTCTGGGATTGTTCTTCGTGTTCTGGAATAATGACAAACGTCGAGAGACTGATGATGTTGCAGAAACTGTTCATCGCAATGACCTGCCCAAGGTTGTTACTGCTGATGCAACTAAATCAGTGCTCAAGCCAAAGTGCCACGCGAACAGGACATTGTTGCACCTGTCCTCATTTCATCAAGAGAAAGAGCACATAAAAAACTTCTTGATGTATAAACACTGTCGAGAATTTAACATGATTCAAAATGTCCCAGACAAATGTGGTGGTCGAGAAGGATCTCAGAATGTCTTCCTGCTCCTGGTGATCAAATCTCACCCTTTCAACCAGGATCGGCGGGAAGTG tggatCGGTGAATTTTGCCCCAGTGCTAAATTCATCTTCAATGGAGATGAAGATGTCTTTGCCAACACCGATAACATGGTTGATTACTTGCTAGGCATGAAGgttcaccaacacctgtttgtgggCCGTCTCATTTATGGGTCTGGGCCCAAACGCCAGAAGTCGAGCAAGTATTATGTGCCAGAAATAGTGACCACTATCAAGTCTTACCCACCATACGTTAATGGAGGGGGCATACTTATGTCTGTGTATACAGCTCATATCATTTACCACATAGCCCAAGACCTTGAACTataccccattgatgatgtatttTTGGGGATGTGCCTGGCCAAGGCTGGACTAGCCCCACGCTCCCATAGTGGATTCAGGGCAGCTGGTATCAGTGTTCCTTCAACCCAAGAGGACTCTTTCAATCCTTGCTATTACCGTGAGTTACTGCTAGTGCACCGTTTTCAGCCTTTCAAACTGCTACTGATGTGGGATGCGGTGCATGATACTAATCTGAATTGTGCTCATGCTGCCCAGAAGTCTGCATCCACGAAAAGGACCGCATGA